In Bacillus weihaiensis, the genomic stretch GCAAGCAATAACATTGTTACAATTCTCCTCAGCTGAACTCCTTTCTTATGTTCAAGAACTTTCCATCGAAAACCCATTAATTGAAGTGAAGGAAACGTATGTATCTTCTTATCGTCACCAAAGTAGTACCAATACCCACGGTTTTGTGGAGAATGTGACTAAAGAAAAAACAAATTTAAAGGATTACCTTGAGCGCCAACTAATTGATTTTTCGCTAACGAAGCAGGATCGTCATTGTGTGAATCTATTAATTAATGCCTTGGATTCAAATGGTTACTTAAAGGATGAAATGTCAGAGCTAGCCACTATTGCTAGAGTGGAAGAGGAATATCTTGAGAGTAAGCTATACTTTATTCAAAGCTTAGAGCCTGCTGGTGTAGGTGCAAGGTCGCTTCAGGAATGTATTTTACTTCAGTTAAGACGTCTAACTGAACGAGATGATCTGGCAGAGTTGATTATTCAACAACATTTTAAAGCTTTTGCCGAAAAATCTTGGAAAGACTTATCAAAAAAGCTTAACATAAGTATTCAACGCATTCAGGAAGTATTTGAAAAAGTAAAAAAGCTCGAGCCAAGACCTGGTTTGAAATTTCAATCTGAGGAACTAACCTTTGTTACACCGGAAATGACCGTGGAAAGTTACGACGGACAATTTCATATCCATTTCCATGACGAGCTTGTACCACAGCTTATCATTCATCACCCGCTTTCAACTACAAGTGAGTCAGAAGTGAAAGATTACTATTCTAAGAAACTATCACAAGGAAAATGGATCCAACGAGCAATCGAACAGCGGAAGGAAACAATGATCAAGGTTATGAAGGTAATCATAGATAAGCAGGAAGAATTCTTCTTAAAAGGTAAAAGCTATTTAAAACCCTTAACGTTAAAAAACATCGCAGACATACTAGATATTCATGAATCAACCGTGAGTCGAACAGTAAAAGACAAATTTGTTCAAACACCACATGGACTTTTCCATATGAAATCCTTTTTCTCAAACAAGCTAGAAATAGGTAATGAGGATGTCTCAACTT encodes the following:
- the rpoN gene encoding RNA polymerase factor sigma-54, giving the protein MKMSLIQEQTLKLNMTQELQQAITLLQFSSAELLSYVQELSIENPLIEVKETYVSSYRHQSSTNTHGFVENVTKEKTNLKDYLERQLIDFSLTKQDRHCVNLLINALDSNGYLKDEMSELATIARVEEEYLESKLYFIQSLEPAGVGARSLQECILLQLRRLTERDDLAELIIQQHFKAFAEKSWKDLSKKLNISIQRIQEVFEKVKKLEPRPGLKFQSEELTFVTPEMTVESYDGQFHIHFHDELVPQLIIHHPLSTTSESEVKDYYSKKLSQGKWIQRAIEQRKETMIKVMKVIIDKQEEFFLKGKSYLKPLTLKNIADILDIHESTVSRTVKDKFVQTPHGLFHMKSFFSNKLEIGNEDVSTSSVKIRLKEVVNKENKQKPLSDQKIANLLQSLYDITISRRTVTKYREQLNIPTSAIRKQY